One region of Desmodus rotundus isolate HL8 chromosome 11, HLdesRot8A.1, whole genome shotgun sequence genomic DNA includes:
- the MRAP2 gene encoding melanocortin-2 receptor accessory protein 2, whose translation MEMSAQRLISNRTSQQSASNSDYTWEYEYYEIGPISFEGLKAHKYSIVIGFWVGLAVFVIFMFFVLTLLTKTGAPHQDNTESLEKRFRMNSFVSDFGRPLEPGKVFSQQGNEESRSLFHCYINEVEHLEKAKACPQTTALNSDVQLQEGIRSSGPPEEELNRLMKFDIPNFVNTDQNSSFGDDDLLISEPPVVLENKPVSQTLHKDLD comes from the exons ATGGAGATGTCTGCCCAGAGGTTAATTTCTAACAGAACGTCTCAGCAGTCTGCATCTAATTCTGACTACACCTGGGAATATGAGTACTATGAGATCGGACCTATTTCCTTTGAAGGACTGAAGGCTCATAAAT ATTCCATTGTGATTGGATTTTGGGTTGGTCTTGCAGTCTTCGtgattttcatgttttttgtGCTGACTTTGCTGACCAAGACAGGAGCCCCACACCAAGA CAACACAGAGTCTTTGGAGAAGAGATTCAGAATGAACAGCTTTGTGTCAGACTTTGGAAGACCTCTGGAACCAGGTAAAGTGTTTTCTCAACAGGGCAATGAGGAATCCAGGTCTCTCTTTCACTGCTACATCAATGAAGTGGAACACTTGGAAAAGGCCAAAGCTTGTCCGCAGACCACAGCCCTCAACAGTGATGTTCAGCTCCAGGAAGGCATCAGAAGCAGTGGGCCGCCAGAGGAGGAGCTGAACAGGCTCATGAAATTTGACATCCCCAACTTTGTGAACACGGACCAAAACTCCTCCTTTGGGGATGATGATCTTCTGATTTCAGAACCACCTGTTGTTCTAGAAAATAAGCCAGTTTCCCAGACCTTACACAAGGACCTGGATTGA